The Streptomyces sp. R28 region CATCGCGCCCGGGTAGTCACCGGATCGAAGCGCTTCGATCATGTTCAGCGAAACGGACGGGGCGACGTTCACGAGTCCGGAGGTGAAGCCGGTGGCGCCCGCGGAGAAGTACGAGGGCGCGTACGGCTCGGCGAGACCCGCGACCCACACGAAGCGGTCGAGCCCCGCGTCCCGCGCGAAGGCGGCGAACCTGGCGGCGTCCGGGACGGCGTACTTCACGCCGATGACGTTCGGGCAGTGGTCGGCGAGTTCGGCGAGGCGCTCGCCGCTGAGCTGGGCGTTGCGGATGTACGGCACGACGCCGAGCTCGGGCACGGCCTCGGCGATGGCCCGGTGGTAGTCGACCCAGCCGTTCTGGGAGACGTACGGGTGGACGGGCTGGTGGACCATCACCATCTGGGCGCCGAGCTCGCGGGCGTGCCGGGCGGAGGCGATGGCGGTGGGCACGTCGTGGCCGACGCCGACGAGGACGACGGCGCGGTCACCGGCCTCGTCGACGGTCAGCTCGGTGACGAGCCGGCGCTCCTCGGGGCTGAGGGCGTAGAACTCCCCGGTGTTGCCGTTGGGGGTGAGGGTGGTGATGCCCCCGTCGAGGAGACGACGCAGCAGCGCCCGGTGGGCGTCCTGGTCGACGCGGCCGTCCTCGGCGAACGGGGTCACCGGGATCGCCACCACGTCGGCCAGGGCCGTCCGTTGGGTCTCGAACGTCGTGGTCATGCCGGACCGTCCTCTCCCTGGGCCTCGGCCCCCGCGCCGGGGAAGGCCCGCTCGACGAACGACGCGATGTGGGCGTGCAGGGCGCGCGCGGCGCCGTCCGCGTCCCCTTCGAGCGCGAGCCGCAGGATCTCCCGGTGCTCACCGGCCTCCCGGTCCCAGGAGGGCGAGGCGGCCCAGGCGACGGCGGAGACGAGGGCGGCCTGGTCGCGGACCTCGTCGAGCATCCGGCCGAGCAGCGGGTTGCCGCAGGGCAGGTAGAGGGCGCGGTGGAACTCCCGGTTGGCGAGGGAGCGTTCGGCGGTGTCGCCGGCGGCGTCGGCGCGGGTCAGCGCGTCACGGGCGGCGTCGAGGGAGGCACCGCGCCGGACCGCCCGCTTCAGGGCCTCGGGCTCCAGCAGCAGCCGCACGTCGTAGACCTCGCGCGCCATGTCCGCGTCCACCATGCGCACCGTGACGCCCTTGTACTGGCTCATCACGACCAGCCCGGTCCCGGCCAACGTCTTGAGCGCCTCGCGCACCGGGGTCTTCGACACCCCGAACTGCGCGGCGAGCTCGGTCTCGACCAGGGCCTGACCTGGCGTCAACTGCCCGGTGAGGATGCGGCGTTTGATCTCCTCCAGCACGTACTGCGTGCGGGAGGGGATCGGCGTGGGCACAGAGGTCATGCGCGCCTCTCGGATCTTCGCGGGATGGCTCTCGCGTATGGGATCTCACGTATCGCGTCTCATATATGACGTACGAAGTACGACGCGATGAAGGTAAGAGGGGGCGCATGTTTCGTCAATGCTTCTTACAAAGGAAGTTGAGGTTGCCTCAGACGCGCAGCACGTGCCCCTCGCGCGCGGCGACGGTGGGCCCGCCGAAGGCCTCGGCAGCGCGTACGGTCGCCGCTTCCGGGGTGAGCGTGGGCCCGACGTGCGTGACGACGAGCTCCCGTACGCCCGCCCGGCGGGCGGCACTTCCGGCGTCCTCGGGCGTCAGGTGCACCTGTTCGCCCTCGCGATGCTCGTCGATGTCGGCCTCGCACAGGAACAGGTCGGCGTCCAGGGCGAGTTCGGTGAGCGCGGGGCAGGGACCGCTGTCCCCGGAGTACGCGAGAACCCGCCCGCCGCTCTCCACCCGCAGCCCGTACGCCTCGACGTCGTGCACGACGGCACGCGAGGTGAGGAGCAGGTCGCCGTGCTGGGCGGTGTGGCCGTCATGCAGGGGCCGGAAGTCGAAGACGCCGCTCAGGAACCCGGCGTCCGGCCGCCCGAAGAAGGCGGCGAGGCGCTGCCCACAGTCGCCCGGCGCGTAGACCGCAATGGGCACGTCCGGAGTGAGCCCGCCGTAGGCCAGGCCATAGAAGGCGGCGAGGAGATCGGCGTTGTGGTCGGCGTGGAGGTGGGAGATCCAGACAGCGCTGAGCCGTGCCGGGTTCGTATGCCGCTGCAACTCCGCGAAGGTCCCGGTCCCGGCGTCCACCCACACCTCGGCCCCTCCGCCTCGCACCAGATAGCCGGAGCAGGGGCGGCCGGGGCCGGGGTGCGGGGACGCGGTGCCGAGGACGGTGAGCGTGAGGCTGAGAGACATGCGGGGAGCGTATGTCCCCGCCGCCTGGTGGTGCCCGGGGTTACGGCGCCCAGCCGGGGTCCCGCCCGCTCAGTCCCACGGCACGGTCCAGCAGCGACGCCTCGCCCGGCACCGGGACGACCGGGCCGAAGATGCCGCCGCCCCGGTCGGAGTCGTCGGCGGCGGCGCGGAGGAAGTCGTACGACGCCTGGAGGGCGGCCGGGTCCGGTGCGTACGGCAGGCCCGTCGCCACGGCCAGGTCCCAGCCGTGGATCACCAGCTCGTCCGCGGCCACCGCCGCCGCCACGGCAGCGGGCAGGTCCACGCCGCCCGCACGGGTCATGCCGGCCCACGCGTCCGGAGCGCGCCACGCCTCGGCCAGTTCGTCGAGCACCTTGGGCAGCTCCTCGCGCCAGCCCGGCCCGATGTCCGGTACGGCGGCCTCGGGGCTGGTGTCGGTCGTGACGCCCAGGTCCTTACGTCCCGCGTCGCGGAAGGCGACGGCCAAGCCGATCAAGTGGCCCAGCAGGTTATGCACCGCCATGTCCGGGCAGGGCGTCCGCGCCGAGAGCTGCTCGTCGGTGACACCGTCCGCGAGACGGGCCACGATGCGGGCCTGCGGTCCGAGGTCGAGGGTCGTGTCGGTCATGGGCCGGCTCCTCACAGATGGGTTTCTGAGAGGTAGACCGACGGGGGTGACGAAACTAATCGGCGGCGCCCGCGAGATTCATCGACGGGGCGGGCCCTGGGCGTAGGGGGCGCCTGGACTGGCTGAGGCGAAGGGCCTCGATGCGGGGGGCAGGACCGCCTAGGGCAGGCCGAAGGGCCGACACGGGAGGAGGGCGGCCACCCGGAGCAGGCCAAGCAGCCAACGCCGGACGCACGGGGACCACCTGAAACAGATCAAGCGGCCAACGCCGGACGCGGCATGCCACCTGGGCAGGCCGAGTGGTCGCCCACGGGTAAACAGGCCCGGCCCCCACCGCCCTGGCCGGCTGCGGCCGACGGCTCATCCCGGGCCGGCGCGCCCACGGGGCACGGCGCGCCGGTACTACGCCCCAGCTTTACACGCCCCGCACCCGGCGCTCCCGTCCCCCTACGCCCCGCCCATGCAGTTCCGGCGGCCATGACCGCGTTGAAGCGCCACCGGTGCGGTTTCCGGATCAGTCCGTCCAGTCCTCGCCCGTGATGCCGTCGGGATGTCCCGTCGGCCACTGGACCAGCTCGATCCGGTTGCCGTCCGGATCGGTGAGCCATGCGGTCAGGAAGTCGTCCGAACCGTCCGGCGATACGGGAGCCTCGGCGTCGACGCCCCGCGCGGCGAGTTCGCCGAGAGTGGCCGTCATCGACTCCACCTTGATGACGAAATGGTTGAGGACGCCGCTGTTACCGCCGTCGGCCTTGTATCCCCCTGCGGGATCGTGGACGAGTTCGATACTGACGAACTCGTCGCCGGGTAGCTTCAGCATGGTCAGGCTTCCGAACGGGGTCTCCGGGACACTCCCGATCACCTCGTAGCCGACGGCCGTGTAGAACACGAGCGATCGTTCGAGGTCGGCCACGCGAAGGCCGAAGTGCAGGGTCCTCATCGATTCCCCTTCCCGGACGGCAAAAACGGCCCGCCGGGAATCCGACGGACCGTCACACTACTCCGAGCAGGATGTCAGCCGACCGGCTCCGCGACAATGGCGGCCGACGTCTCCGTGGTCCTGAACTCTTCGGACTCGACACCCTCATCCCGCTGCTTCTTCAGCGCGAGTTCCCGGGCCGTCTTTTCCGAGAACAGCCTCATTTCCGCCTCGGTCCGGAGATCGAACACCATTGCCTCCTTCGAACTTTGTCCGGTCGCGGCTCCCTTGGTCACCGCGAGCACCTCTTTGCCTGAACATTACCTTGCGACCCGCCCCCGAGTCACGATCAATTCACGTTCCCACACAGGGAATTGGCGCACTGTTCACCCTGCGCCCACCCCACCCCACCCGACCTCCACCACTCGCCACCACGCTCCACCGCACACCATCACAGACCACCGGAAGCCCTATGGCACACAGCGCGAAAGGCACGCCGCCTAAGGCACTTCCCCCATCCGCACGCCCCCGCCTTAGACACAAGATGGCGTGCCATGACGACAACCACCACCTGGGCACTCGTGCATGTCCTGCGCGACCGCAACTCCGCCCTCTACCTCGCCGGAGTCGTGGTCTCCGGCTTCGGCACCTCGGCGTTGTGGCTGGCGTCCGGCGTCTGGGTCAAGGACCTGACCGGGTCCGACGGCCTGGCCGCGCTGTGCATGCTCGCCATGTGGGCGCCCACCCTGGCCGGCCCGCTCCTCGGCACGCTCGCCGACCGCACCCGCCGCAAACCGCTGCTGATCGGCGCGAACCTCCTCCTGGCCGCCCTCCTGCTCACCCTCTTCACCGTCGACTCCCCCGCCCGCCTCTGGCTCCTCTTCGCGGTCCTGTTCGTCTACGGCGCCGCAGGCGTCGTGCACGACGCCGCCGAGTCCGCCCTCGTCGCCGGCGCGGTCCCCGCGTCGCTGCTCGGCGACTTCAACGGACTGCGTATGACGGCCACCGAGGGCATGAAGCTTCTCGCCCCGCTGGCCGGCGCGGGCGTCTACGCGGCGTACGGCGGCGCGAGCGTCGCCCTGCTCGACGCCGTGACGTTCGTGATCGCGACCGGCCTGTACGCCTGCCTCCGCGTCCGCGAGAGCACACCCGAACCGCCGGGCAGCGGCTGGCGGGCGCAGACCGCCGAGGGGGCCCGCTACCTCTGGACACACCCCCGGCTGCGCCCTCT contains the following coding sequences:
- a CDS encoding VOC family protein produces the protein MRTLHFGLRVADLERSLVFYTAVGYEVIGSVPETPFGSLTMLKLPGDEFVSIELVHDPAGGYKADGGNSGVLNHFVIKVESMTATLGELAARGVDAEAPVSPDGSDDFLTAWLTDPDGNRIELVQWPTGHPDGITGEDWTD
- a CDS encoding GntR family transcriptional regulator — protein: MTSVPTPIPSRTQYVLEEIKRRILTGQLTPGQALVETELAAQFGVSKTPVREALKTLAGTGLVVMSQYKGVTVRMVDADMAREVYDVRLLLEPEALKRAVRRGASLDAARDALTRADAAGDTAERSLANREFHRALYLPCGNPLLGRMLDEVRDQAALVSAVAWAASPSWDREAGEHREILRLALEGDADGAARALHAHIASFVERAFPGAGAEAQGEDGPA
- a CDS encoding MFS transporter, whose product is MTTTTTWALVHVLRDRNSALYLAGVVVSGFGTSALWLASGVWVKDLTGSDGLAALCMLAMWAPTLAGPLLGTLADRTRRKPLLIGANLLLAALLLTLFTVDSPARLWLLFAVLFVYGAAGVVHDAAESALVAGAVPASLLGDFNGLRMTATEGMKLLAPLAGAGVYAAYGGASVALLDAVTFVIATGLYACLRVRESTPEPPGSGWRAQTAEGARYLWTHPRLRPLVLAGGTTMLFAGLNGALFYAVIDGLGHDPAYAGVLYAVQGAGSVASGLLSGPALRRLGERRFAAYGIALTATAAGLRAIPSDPVALVCSAAIGAGLPCVLVAAFTAVQRETPDALLGRTAATAGTLVFTPNVIGLASGAALVELLDVRLLSAAVGVAWLVATLPLLQRAASASRTATKSPSDANPA
- a CDS encoding MBL fold metallo-hydrolase, with protein sequence MSLSLTLTVLGTASPHPGPGRPCSGYLVRGGGAEVWVDAGTGTFAELQRHTNPARLSAVWISHLHADHNADLLAAFYGLAYGGLTPDVPIAVYAPGDCGQRLAAFFGRPDAGFLSGVFDFRPLHDGHTAQHGDLLLTSRAVVHDVEAYGLRVESGGRVLAYSGDSGPCPALTELALDADLFLCEADIDEHREGEQVHLTPEDAGSAARRAGVRELVVTHVGPTLTPEAATVRAAEAFGGPTVAAREGHVLRV
- a CDS encoding dihydrodipicolinate synthase family protein — its product is MTTTFETQRTALADVVAIPVTPFAEDGRVDQDAHRALLRRLLDGGITTLTPNGNTGEFYALSPEERRLVTELTVDEAGDRAVVLVGVGHDVPTAIASARHARELGAQMVMVHQPVHPYVSQNGWVDYHRAIAEAVPELGVVPYIRNAQLSGERLAELADHCPNVIGVKYAVPDAARFAAFARDAGLDRFVWVAGLAEPYAPSYFSAGATGFTSGLVNVAPSVSLNMIEALRSGDYPGAMKVWEQIRRFEELRAANGSANNVTVVKEALASLGLCRRDVRPPSRHLPEDERAEVAAIAAGWSI
- a CDS encoding TIGR03086 family metal-binding protein encodes the protein MTDTTLDLGPQARIVARLADGVTDEQLSARTPCPDMAVHNLLGHLIGLAVAFRDAGRKDLGVTTDTSPEAAVPDIGPGWREELPKVLDELAEAWRAPDAWAGMTRAGGVDLPAAVAAAVAADELVIHGWDLAVATGLPYAPDPAALQASYDFLRAAADDSDRGGGIFGPVVPVPGEASLLDRAVGLSGRDPGWAP